TGGAGCGCGCCGCTGAGATCGGCAGCGCGCAAGCAAGCTTCGCGCTCGCGGAAACCTACGATCCGCTGGTCCTTCCCAACTTCGGAACATACGGGACGCAGGGCGATCTCACTAAAGCGCGAGATCTCTATGCGCGGGCCGAAGCCGGCGGAATCAAGGAGGCGAAGGCGCGATTGGAGGCGCTGCGCCGATAGCATCCTTGCAGCCGGCGCAGGATGAACCCGCAGGACCGCGTTAGGTCAAAATGTGTAGCGCTGTTCCGAGAGAGCATGCGCCATCAAGGATCGAAAGGAGTTCGTCGATGAAAAGGCTCATAGGATTGCATCGGCTGCTCTTGCTCGCGGCCGTGGTCCCGTTGCTCCTGCCCCTGGCCATTCAGCCCTCGGCGGCGGCGCAGCCACTGAATTTGCGGCCCCACAAGGCTCACGTGGTCCGGCCCGTGCCGCCGCAACAGAGGCCGGAAGTAATCTCCATGAACGCCTGGACCGTCGGTCTCGCCGGAGGTCTCCTCGAAGGCGCGCCGATCCGCCTCGCGGCGGAGATCGCGCGCGTGGTTGACGATGGAGACAACCTGCATGTTCTTCCGGTCGTCACACGCGGGGCCACAGAGAACCTGAATTCCCTGCTCTATCTACGCGGCATCGATGCGGCGATTATCAATTCCGATGCCCTCGAGGAATACAAGAGCCAGGTGTCGGACATCCAGCGACGAATTGCGTATGTCATGAATCTGTTCCCGTCCGAGCTGCAGATCTTCGTTCGGCCGGAGATTCAGAGTCTGAACGACCTTGCCGGCAAGAAGGTCAACTTCAACAACCAGGGCACCGCTGCGGCCTATTCAGGGCCGCTGATCTTCAGCCGCCTCAATATCGAGGTGGAGAAAACGTTCATTCCGCACCAGGTCGCGCTCGAGCAGATGCGCAAAGGTGAAATGGCGGCCGTCGTCTTCATTACGTCGAAGCCGGTGGATGCTTTCGTGAAGGGCCGGTGGGAGCCAGGCTTCAAGTTCCTGCCCGTCCCGTACGAGAGCAAGTTCGAGGACTACTATCTTCCCGCATCTCTCGATGCGACCGACTATCCCAATCTGATCAAGCAGGGCGAACGGGTTTCGACGATCGCCGTGCCGACCGCTCTGGTGTCATTTAATTGGCCGGCCAAGT
This genomic interval from Bradyrhizobium sp. CB82 contains the following:
- a CDS encoding TAXI family TRAP transporter solute-binding subunit, which codes for MKRLIGLHRLLLLAAVVPLLLPLAIQPSAAAQPLNLRPHKAHVVRPVPPQQRPEVISMNAWTVGLAGGLLEGAPIRLAAEIARVVDDGDNLHVLPVVTRGATENLNSLLYLRGIDAAIINSDALEEYKSQVSDIQRRIAYVMNLFPSELQIFVRPEIQSLNDLAGKKVNFNNQGTAAAYSGPLIFSRLNIEVEKTFIPHQVALEQMRKGEMAAVVFITSKPVDAFVKGRWEPGFKFLPVPYESKFEDYYLPASLDATDYPNLIKQGERVSTIAVPTALVSFNWPAKSTRAERVARFVDHLFSRIDRLQTSGFDPKWKSINLAATVPGLTRVPAAQAWLDRQPRTTHASQ